TGTCAAAGTTAGGGTCTATGTGACCCATTTAATATTACATGAAATGTATTAAAATCAACGTATTGTAGTGACAATCAACTTAAGTCTCTCGTACATACAACATAGTGGGTTCACATTTACAAGGATTTGAGATTCCCGTAAATTATACTCCCTTCCATTCTTATATGTTGGTTTGATAGGCGAAGTAGCGACATTTTGATTTAAAAGGGAAGTCTAATATGTTAGTTTGAGAGGAAAAGTAGAGATATGTTGATTCGAAAGGAAAGTTTAATACGTTGATTTAAGAGGAGAAGTAGaaatatgtttgatttaaaAGAAAACGCTAGAATACTAATTTTTAATGactttgtatttatttcaaaagaagataaaagattttaaatgagattttagttatatatattgaGCTCATTCCCTCCCCTCCAAATAGgcccaaaattaataaaagaaaaataaaaactacacaAGGAGGGATTTTGCATCTCTCTTCTCCCCTCTTATAATTTAAaccaaacacatttttttttttttataaatattccCTTTCCTCTCCTCTAACCACACAAACCCTAATAGCCAATTGTTCAACAATTTTTGATCtataatatgaattaaaaacaacaatttttattaactaaattatCTATTATAAAAAGAACCAAAGATAGTATTTAATACATATTTACAAGATGTCTTATACAAATTATAAAgttcaacataaaaaaatagctttataattatatataaaataaatattgagagacgtctatttatgttttttatttattttttatttaagaaaggTGAAAATTGTGAATgtttaatttgagattttttttcccTCAAATTTATTTAGTCccttaattctttttttaaaccaTTGTctaattttcacttttttttcttcttcatattttGAAACCTTTGTTAGGAagcaaaagaaataaaaaaggcTAATTTATTTGTCACCATTTCATGTAAAAATATCTTACAATTAACATGAAATAAAGTAAAACAAAGAGAACTTGTATCCTATCCAACAATACTTTTCTCCTAAATCATCTACTTTCCCTATATATGAAATGTCTATCCTCTATCCATTTTCTTTGTATCTCTAAAGTTATAGTTTTGTAttaaaaagtgttaaaaaatcaaaccacaaatattttcaaaaattagatAGGGTTTGTAAtaaaatctctctctctctctctcctaaAATCCATGATCTACCCTAGTTCTACTACTTTTATCCTTTTTCTATTGTGAGGTGGGAGGACTAGAGAGaaactaaaaatacaaaaataacgTGGGACAATTAGATTCTTTACATCAACTTTTTTCCTTCATCTATCTACATCTTTATATATCTTCTTAATTTCTAATCAACCTTCATCTCCTATAGATTATAGATAGTCTATTTTTAGGTTTCGTTTGTTatggtcctttatttttattatcttttttttttttcttttgatgacTTTGTGTACAATGAATTAGAGTATCTCTTTTAAtgtctttatttatataattttttatccttTAAAAGAAATGTATGTTGTggttattttttctataaagtTTTTCCTTTCAATTTCATCAGCAATTTCATTCACCTTATTATGtagattttattgtgatttgttctctttccaaacaaaaactgaataaataattaaagactTATTGATTTTGAAGGATATGGTAAATCATGAAATTTCTTCACAGCCAATGACCACAAACTTTCCGATcgataaaaaaagaatatattcttggaattaaaacaaaaatacaactcaatttaaaataaaaataacaatatttaattatttctcgaatttgttttttatgatATGCACTCAATTTCTAAAAATGAAGTTAATTAATGTGTAGGACGTTTAACATAGATGTCCTTCAAAATCTTTATTGGTATATAGATCTAAAGATTCATCCATATACATGGAGATTTAATTTAGAGTTAAACTACTAAGACACATcctattattatataattataactaggtaaaaagagagagagagagagagaaagagaaaaagagagTGCATGCAATAGAAAGGAGAGGTATGTATGTACCTGTATCCTTTAAAGGAGAAAAGTACTCCAGTTCTAGTATCAAGGGAATGAAAAACAATGATTTTGAAAcctctaaaatattataaaaatatttgttagaaAGAATTAATATTTGTAACCCCTAAGTATTGCAAATTTTCTCATGCATAGAATTCTCTCCGCAACAACACTCTACCACTTTTATAAAAAGTATTCCAAGAGTATACTACAAGTTCATATATATACCAAAAGGTAAAAAGTAAGCTAAGAACTTTCTTCCTCATTTTCTCAAAAACTTTCTTCATAATCTTTCGATCTTTTGAGCTAGGAAATTAAGATGTCaattaaaacttttttgatCGAGTAAATAATATGTATCATTTATCTAGTTAGAAGAATTAATTAGATCGTGATATGTAGAGTGAATAACTCATGCACtttttgaatataaattaacaatagactttgatttatatattaaattaatgatatatagATTGACCTGTTTCCCCACTTTGCATGAAGTTTCATGATCAAGAGCTGTTCCTCGGGTGTAATATTTCCTCTTCTAATATCTGGTCGGAGATAATTTAGCCACCTGAACCTACAACTCTTTCCAGTACGTTTAAGACCTATAATTTATAAAGACATATGATTATGCATAAACCAATTTTTCCATCGCACGTACCCTACTTCTACTAGCTacttcttaaattattattaatattattatcacacatataacaaaaataaaattatcaacgAAAATTAGTGATAGAAAAAAAGCCATCCCTAATCCTCTTTAAAGAGATTTCATGTTTTCcctatttacttttttttaattgtgttaattaattaatttatttaatatagaaAAAGTAGAAGATCTATATGTTTGTGTGtgtgttcttaattaattacCAGCTGATTTAGCTAAGGAGTTCCAAACACCTTCACCATGATTGGCAATATAGTTGATCAAGATCAAATCTTCTTCCATAGTCCATGGTCCTTTTCGCACATCAGGATCTTGAGAAGAATTGCACtctttattcttgtccattatTTTGtatgagagagaaagagagtgaGAGAAGTACATGAAGGAAGACATATGCTCATGAATGCACATCTTAATAATGGGGGTTGGAGCGTTTAAATAGAGGGAACACTAATATGgttttttaattgtaattaatGCCACTTTTTTACGTACCTAACTATGTTTCTAAATACCAACATGCATGCATCACTATGCATGTGATTGTGTGTGTAGAGgctatactatatatatattatatatatatatacatatatttacgTACGTTCTATGATCAATTGTTGCTCACATGCATATCTTTACGTTCTCTTTTTAACACATTTCTTGAGtagaagaaaagagaaaatatattgaagCTAGAAATGCCACAGCACTGATCAGTTGTTGGAAATCAACTAGTAAGCAAATATTTGTCGTAGGATGTCTTTGATTTACAAGAAAAGTGAGGGATTTGATATCAGAATACTATGTATCATAGTGTTCTGTCTCATAATAGGTGGGTCATTttgattttacatatattaaaaaaattgtttaaataaaagagaaaatattatttttataaaattatctttattaaataTCAGTGTATTATAAatctcataaatatataataaaatatattgctttaataattaaatggtacaattgaaaaacaaatacaTTAGAAATTgacaaaagtatttattttagaacaatatttattttcaaaccgGTAACTTATTGTGGGACGAAGGGAGTATATACTTGATTTAAAAATTTGTCATGAAAGATGAGTCAAAATGGGGacaaaacacaaacaaaaacataaattttggtCCCCCATTTTTAAAGTTGTTGATATTTGGTCCTCCATCttaatttgagttttaatttgaTAGTGTGACAATCATTTATGTGATGtgaaatttaaatgtaattttaattttaagttaaataatatcactttaataatttttgaaaataaacaaaaaaattaatttgtcattttttctttaaatttttttgttttcttgtaaaaaagaattaaaaaaaaatttgcacaTTATAGTATACACATCACTTAATTAGATTCCACATCACTATAATTTTGCACATCATAATATACACATCACTTAAATTATGGTTACATCaccaaattaaaacttaaattaaaaaaagactaaatattaacaattttaaaaattgttaatattgcagaaaaataaattaagagaccaaaattatttaattaagaaaTAGTTGTTTCTGTAAGCAATCTTGCATGCTATTAAGGAAACTTGTTAAGCTCACTCTTTTTGGACTCTCTTAGGACTACTATTGAAGACACTATtatacaatatttaatttttctcaaataCTAGCTAcgtaatataataaaatattatttttactttataccACAATAAATATTCACTCTcatctttatcttttttcttcttctctctctaTTTTTCTCTCAGTTCTCGTTATACTTTAGGCAATCTCatggattaaaaataattatatttttgtacaattttttttttaataagagatCTTCTGGAACAATAAAACTCATGCATGGCTCGAGATGAGAAAAAAATCATTTGCTCTTAGATAGAATAACAACAAGacgagaaaaaaataaatttaattgtaaattTGTTGTCAATAATACTTAATAACGAAATTAGAGATAAATTTGACTAT
This Cicer arietinum cultivar CDC Frontier isolate Library 1 unplaced genomic scaffold, Cicar.CDCFrontier_v2.0 Ca_scaffold_5775_v2.0, whole genome shotgun sequence DNA region includes the following protein-coding sequences:
- the LOC101495444 gene encoding MYB-like transcription factor EOBI isoform X1, which translates into the protein MCIHEHMSSFMYFSHSLSLSYKIMDKNKECNSSQDPDVRKGPWTMEEDLILINYIANHGEGVWNSLAKSAGLKRTGKSCRFRWLNYLRPDIRRGNITPEEQLLIMKLHAKWGNRGFKIIVFHSLDTRTGVLFSFKGYRWSKIAKHLPGRTDNEIKNYWRTRIQKHIKQAENSQQQNCDQINDNNNQIASSSQVSNMAPEPMDISPPCYQGGILEPFSSHDHHHHFPTISDQSSCCTNDNNNYWSMEDFLSMQLLNGD